Proteins encoded in a region of the Vicia villosa cultivar HV-30 ecotype Madison, WI linkage group LG5, Vvil1.0, whole genome shotgun sequence genome:
- the LOC131605961 gene encoding uncharacterized protein LOC131605961: protein MINTPLIDSLPPLPLRALQIVSSKVKSHIRDEIGDSKFCILVDGARDESQKEQMAVILRFVDKEGFIQERMFDIVHVKDSNLQSLALKEEICDVLSRYNLDVSNIRGQGYDGTSNLRDQWNDLQTLFLNECPYAYHIHCFAHKLELALICASSEVYAIQQFFLILNFIVNIFSSCTKPGDTILAAKLDEISLLLEIDELETDKEASRSSTLQRVGDDRSRSHFSSICCLISMYDSACYVLDGLSHDEESSCDQRENASIAYDILITFEFVLILHLMKNIMAITDILCQALQHEYPDVVNVKHIVRSTKAMLQNMKQNGWDKLLKNVKCFCDKNVIMVPQLDAPYEAGPWRSREKNDHITTEHYFRVEVFFTVIDKQIQELNSRFSDQAMELLTLSSALVPKDTYKAFNIDQIGTLVEKYYPMDFNEQEKIDLRCQLQHFITDARQDSKLKNLSTIEELCTCLAETKKSEVYYLIDRLLRIIMTLPVYTPTTERSCSAMKTFKTLLKNMKEDEFDASCMIVYIEREIAISLRIDSDEFESLKEPNDSRPCSSANDCTIRPSELLSEEESKEESDKESDGSLPPQVVEEMVEDEISPRYNTTILLEMVHQPNLIRLFLFVPFKGPEGVVLIQFSYLDKQVHSFVFTRGS from the exons ATGATCAACACTCCGTTAATCGATTCTTTGCCTCCCCTCCCATTAAGGGCTTTGCAAATTGTTTCTAGTAAAGTGAAAAGCCATATCCGCGACGAAATTGGTGATTCTAAATTTTGCATACTTGTTGATGGAGCGCGAGACGAATCGCAGAAGGAACAAATGGCTGTTATTTTGAGATTTGTTGATAAAGAAGGGTTTATACAAGAGCGAATGTTCGATATCGTGCATGTTAAAGACAGTAATTTGCAGTCCTTAGCTCTTAAGGAAGAAATTTGTGATGTACTTTCTCGATATAATCTTGATGTTTCGAACATTCGTGGTCAAGGGTATGATGGTACTAGCAATCTGAGAGATCAATGGAATGATTTACAAACGCTATTTTTGAATGAATGTCCTTATGCATACCACATTCATTGTTTTGCACATAAGTTGGAACTTGCATTGATTTGTGCGTCGTCGGAAGTTTATGCAATTCAACAATTCTTcttgatattgaattttattgTCAATATTTTCAGTTCTTGTACTAAGCCCGGTGATACTATACTAGCTGCCAAGTTAGACGAAATCTCGCTTTTGCTGGAGATCGATGAGCTTGAAACTGACAAAGAGGCGAGTCGTTCTTCTACTTTGCAACGAGTTGGTGATGATCGTTCGAGGTCACATTTTTCTTCTATTTGTTGCTTGATTAGTATGTATGAttcagcatgttatgttttggaCGGATTATCTCATGATGAAGAGTCGAGTTGTGATCAACGTGAGAATGCTTCTATTGCTTACGATATCTTGATTACATTTGAGTTTGTATTGATCTTGCATTTGATGAAAAATATTATGGCGATAACTGATATTCTTTGTCAAGCTTTACAACACGAATATCCAGATGTTGTTAATGTCAAACATATAGTTCGTTCTACCAAAGCAATGCTTCAAAATATGAAACAGAATGGTTGGGATAAGTTGTTGAAAAATGTTAAATGTTTTTGTGATAAAAATGTTATCATGGTTCCTCAGCTCGATGCTCCGTATGAAGCAGGACCATGGCGTTCTCGTGAGAAAAACGATCACATCACAACAGAGCATTATTTTAGAGTAGAGGTATTTTTTACTGTCATCGACAAACAGATACAAGAGTTGAATAGCAGGTTTAGTGACCAAGCAATGGAGTTGTTAACTCTAAGCTCTGCATTGGTTCCTAAGGATACTTACAAAGCTTTTAACATTGATCAAATTGGCACTCTTGTAGAAAAATATTATCCTATGGATTTCAATGAGCAGGAAAAGATTGATTTACGATGTCAACTTCAACATTTCATTACTGATGCTCGTCAAGATTCAAAGTTGAAGAATTTGTCAACTATCGAAGAATTGTGTACATGTTTGGCTGAAACAAAAAAGTCCGAAGTTTACTACTTGATTGACAGACTTCTTCGCATTATCATGACTCTTCCGGTTTATACGCCTACAACCGAAAGGTCTTGTTCAGCAATGAAAACTTTCAAGACTTTGCTGAAAAACATGAAGGAAGATGAGTTTGATGCAAGCTGTATGATAGTTTACATTGAAAGGGAGATTGCAATAAGTTTGAGAATTGATTCTGATGAGTTCGAGTCACTCAAAGAACCCAATGACTCACGCCCATGTAGCTCTGCAAATGATTGCACTATCAGACCATCAG AGTTGCTCAGCGAAGAAGAATCTAAAGAAGAATCCGACAAAGAATCTGATGGATCCCTTCCGCCTCAAGTTGTTGAAGAGATGGTTGAGGATGAAATCTCACCTAG ATATAATACAACCATTCTGTTAGAGATGGTGCATCAACCAAATCTAATCAGATTGTTTCTCTTT GTACCTTTCAAAGGACCTGAAGGAGTAGTGCTGATTCAATTTTCCTATCTTGACAAACAAGTTCACAGTTTTGTTTTTACTCGAGGCTCTTGA